The Dehalococcoidia bacterium genomic sequence CTACGCGGCTCTCCTTGCGAACAGATGCCGCCCGCGACCGGACCGTTCTCTTCTGGAGAAGGCCTGCTGCCCCGGCGCACTGCAGCGCGGATTGGCAGGCCAGAGAAGCAGGCGTACAATGCAGGGAAGCGCCGATCATTGAAGCAGGGAACGAGCCGATGCCGAGCCAGCCGATAGCCCCGCAGAACCGCCTTTTCAGCACCCCGGCAGATGGCGACTGGGTCGCCGCCGCTGCAGGAACGATTGTCCCGCCGGGCGTCACGCTTCGGGTGATGCTTGTCGGCGAGCACATGGTCATGCTCGAAACGCGCTGGCCTAAAGGAGCGGTCGGCGTCCTCCACGAGCATGACGACCATGAGTCGATCGGGTATCTCGTCAGCGGCCGGATGAAGCTGACCATCGGCAACGAGGAACGGATCGTCGAGGCCGGCAGCGCCTGGCTCCATCCTCCGGGGGTCCTCCATCGGGGCGAGGCGCTCGAAGACAGCGTTCAGATCGAAGTGAAGTCGCCGCCGCGGCGCACGTGGTAGGGGACGCCGCTGAGAGCCAGCCTCCTGCTCCTCAGCGCGATCTCGCCTCGCAGGAGAGGATGTCCGCGCCTCATCGAGAAGCGCAGCATTCCGGATGATGCGCCGACAGCCGGCGGAGCGAGGCCAAGATAACCGCCCACTCCGTGCCTGTGAAGAGGCCGGCTGCTAGGCGCATCCTCCCCGCCGCTCCGAGCGTCTGACCCCGGATCGGAGCTCGTGAAGGGCACGCCGCCGGTCCGCGCTCGAAGCGGCGCCGCAGCAGAGCGGGCACCGACAGCCATGTTCCAGCCGGCGCCCCCTTAGGACGAGCGCCCGCCGCTCGAACCGCGCTTTAAGAAGACGTTCGACGGAGTGGACACCCTCCTCGAGAAGCGCCGCACTGTCTTGATCTTTTTGCTGCACTGGTTTCAGCAGCGGCCCCTTCCTGGCCCAGGATGCTGCGGCGCTCCCCTCAGCGAGCGCGTTCCGGCCCTCTCTCGCTT encodes the following:
- a CDS encoding cupin domain-containing protein, which codes for MPSQPIAPQNRLFSTPADGDWVAAAAGTIVPPGVTLRVMLVGEHMVMLETRWPKGAVGVLHEHDDHESIGYLVSGRMKLTIGNEERIVEAGSAWLHPPGVLHRGEALEDSVQIEVKSPPRRTW